In Tenrec ecaudatus isolate mTenEca1 chromosome 4, mTenEca1.hap1, whole genome shotgun sequence, a single window of DNA contains:
- the C4H3orf18 gene encoding uncharacterized protein C3orf18 homolog — MNPRTPSTPGWLSRPPTSSEPDLESATDGPTADTTTPMSSEATSFNGTRLPDVVGGTAGVGPLLLSVGIITVIGLAMATVLYIRKKKRLEKLHHQLMPMYSFDPTEEQDELEQELLEHARAATQAMQGKTTLPSQGPVQRPSRLVFSDVANAIHA, encoded by the exons ATGAATCCAAGGACCCCTTCCACTCCAGGCTGGTTGAGCCGCCCACCCACCTCCTCCGAGCCGGACCTGGAGTCTGCCACAGATGGACCCACAGCTGATACCACCACTCCCATGAGCTCAGAGGCCACCAGCTTCAACGGCACCAGGCTCCCTGACGTGGTCGGAGGCACGGCTGGCGTGGGCCCGCTGCTGCTGTCCGTTGGGATCATCACAGTGATTGGCCTGGCCATGGCCACG GTTCTGTACATCAGGAAGAAGAAGAG actgGAGAAGCTGCACCACCAGCTCATGCCCATGTACAGCTTCGACCCCACGGAGGAGCAGGACGAGCTGGAGCAGGAGTTGCTGGAACATGCCCGGGCCGCCACGCAGGCCATGCAGGGCAAG ACTACACTCCCCTCCCAGGGTCCTGTGCAGAGGCCCAGCCGACTGGTATTCTCTGACGTAGCCAATGCCATCCACGCGTGA